CCATCATGGAAAAAGAGCTGGGAGATGGATTGAAAGAAGTGACAGCCATCATCAGCAACCAGCGCGTGATCCCTACGCATGCAAGCCAGGACCTGAAATACAAAATTGAGCAACCCGATAAGATCAGCATTAACGGCGCCAAAGTACTGGCCGGCATGCTGGTGGAGAACCGCGATCTGAATATCACGAAAGAACAGAAAAATGATCCCGCAGTAATTGAAGTAGCAAATATTCCGGGAACAGGTACAGTAACTGTGCGATGGATAGTACAAGGAAATAACACTTATTCGATTACGGTAGACAGTAAAAAGGGTGGCATTACAAGCAGGAAAAAAATCTAAGAAAATCAGATGGGAATCTTCGATAAACTTAAGAAGCTGCTGGAACCGAAGTACGAATTCGATAATGCTCCGAAAGTGATCCCTGATGCAGTATACAAGCAACAGTTCTTCAACAGGAAAGAGTGGATGGGGCAATTCGAATTAAATGGAAAGACTTTTTTCCGTATCTCGTATTATGGGCAGCTGCATGAAAAACATAACAACCTGATCACCGGAACTTCATTTGCTCCTGCGTTGGTGCTGGCTACAGAGCCGGAATCGGCAACCAGCTTTGTACTATTTGACGGCTGCCGGCATGGATATGATGCTATGTTCAGCGATGAATACATGGAAGAACAAATCAACAACAGACCAGCAGATAATATCTATACCGATAGTTCCGGCAATGAGCTCTTCGAATTGCAAATGCGGTTAAAATATAATTATGATTTCGATGATGAATTCGGCCATGAAGTAGACGAAAATGGGATGTTAGAATTACCCGGAGGAATAAAACGTCCATTTGAAACCGTTAAATGGAATGGCTTTGATTCCATCATTGTACTTGCAAAGAACCGAGAAGGCAAGATCATACCCATCTTAATTGAAGAAACCGGTTAACTCGAGAGTATTACAAAAAGTGTGTCAGTAAAAAGTTTAATAACTTTAAACTGGCAACATGGAAAAGAAAAACTTTGATTTCGAGAGCTTCAAGAAGCAGGCAACAAGTCGTTTGAAGAACGGCGAAAGCCTTTTAGGTAAGGATGGAGTACTCACCCCATTGCTGAAAGAGTTCCTGGAAGGGGCTCTGGATGGGGAACTGGAAGCTCATTTAGAGGAAGATCCTGCAGAGAACAATCGTAAGAATGGCAAAGGCCGCAAACAGGTAAAGACTTCGATTGGTACTGTAGACATCAACCCACCGCGTGATCGCAATGGCAGCTTCGAGCCGGAGCTGATTCCCAAAAGACATAAGACGTTAGGAGTAGATCTGGACCGCCAGATTATAGCCTTATATGCTCGTGGAGCAAGCTATAGTGATATTCGGGACCATCTGATGGATATGTATGGCCTGGAAGCCTCCACAGCAACCATCAGCCGTGTTACTGATAAAATTCTTCCCCTGATCCAGGAGTGGCGCAGTCGTCCATTGGAGCGGGTCTATCCGTTTGTATGGCTGGATGCCATTCATTACAAGGTTCGTCATGAAGGTCGTGTGGTAAGTCGTGCTGTCTATTGCATTATCGGCCTCACTCAGGAAGGGTACAAGGAACTGCTGGGTATGTACATCGGAGAAAATGAAGGTGCAAAATTCTGGCTGCAGGTACTTACTGATCTGCAAAACCGAGGTCTGGAAGATATTTTCATTGCCTGTATTGATAACCTGACTGGCTTTGCCGATGCTATCGAGAGTGTGTTTCCGAAAACAGAAGTCCAGTTATGTATTGTGCACCAGGTCCGCAATTCTCAAAAATATCTCTCTTACAAAGACCTCAAGCCTTTTATGAAAGACTTGCAAAACGTCTACAAAGCAACTACCATAGAACTGGCGGAACGCAGCCTTGATCAGCTGGAATCCAACTGGGGAGAGCGTTATCCGAAGGTTATCGAATCCTGGAGAAAGAACTGGCCCAGACTGAGCAACTACTTCCAGTATAACAAAGATGTTCGAAGGATCATGTACACCACTAACATCATTGAAGGCTTCCATCGTCAACTAAGAGCTGTCACCAAATCAAAAGGCGCCTTCCAATCGGAAGACGCCCTAATGAAGCTTTTATTCCTGGTGCAGGAAAATATATGTGCCAGGTGGAATAAGCCTGTCCACAACTGGAACCAGACATTGGCTCAATTATCCATTATCTTTAGTGATAGATTAAAACTCAATCTTTAAAAAGTGACACACTTAATGTAACACTACCGTTAACTCGTTACAAACAAAAAAACTCCGGCAGCGCTTACGCATTGCCGGAGTTTTATCTTTATAAAAAGTCTCTTACTTCAATTTAGCCAGCGCTGCGCTGATCCTCTTCCACCCTTCTTCGATCTTCTCCATGCTGTTCGCAAAAGAGATCCGGATACAGGTTGGCTCACCAAATGCACGGCCGGTAACTGTAGATACATGTGCATTGTTGAGAATATACATACAAAGATCATCGGCATCCTTGATAGTTTCGTTGCCATCGGATTTACCGAAATAGCTGCTCACGATCGGGAATACGTAGAAAGCACCATCGGGCTCAGCCAGTTCCAGACCAGGAATTGCGGCGATGATCTCCAGTACACGCTTCTTTCTTCTTGCGAACTCTTCCACCATAATCTCCGTGGGACGCAGATCAGAAGTGAGCGCCACGATAGCAGCACGCTGCGTAATGCTGTTGGTGCCGCTGGTGAATTGTCCCTGGAGTTTTTCGCATGCTTTCACCACATCAGGGTGTGCAGCTACATATCCGAGACGGTAGCCGGTCATGGCGAAACCTTTGCTCAGACCATTGAGAACGATCACACGATCTTTCAGGTCTTCGAACTGTGCGATGCTCTCGTGTTTACCCACGAAGTTGATGTATTCATAGATCTCATCGGAGAGGATGAATACATTGGGGAATTTGCGGAATACTTCTGCCAGTCCTTCCAGTTCGGCTTTGCTGTACACTGAACCGCTGGGGTTACAGGGAGAAGAAAAGATGAACAGTCTTGTTTTATCGGTGATCGCTGCTTCGAGTTGAGCAGGCGTGATCTTGTATTTATTTTCAACGGAAGTGGAAACGAGTTTGCAAACACCTTCGCCCAGCTTCACAATTTCAGAGTAGGTAACCCAGTAAGGAGTTGGGATCACCACTTCATCCCCTTTGCTCACAGTAGCGAGTACCACGTTGGCCAGGCTTTGCTTGGCGCCGGTAGAAACGATGATGTTCTCAGGTTTGTAATCCAGGTTATTGTCGCGCTTCAGCTTGAAACAAACCGCTTCACGCAGATCGGGGTAACCTGCTACAGGCGTGTAGTGGCTGTAGTTGTCGTCAATAGCTTTCTTCGCTGCCTCTTTGATGTGTTCAGGGGTATCGAAATCGGGTTCGCCCAAACTCAGGTCAATTACATCGAAGCCTTTGGCGCGCAGTTCGCGGCCGAGCTTTGCCATTTTCAACGTCTCTGGCTCGTTGAAAAGGTTCAATCGGGATGATAGTTGCATAATGTTTGTCTGTTGCTTGCTTTACGTGAGACGCAAAAGTAAGGCATAACGTTCAATCGGACTTTCGGATTTCTTACTTATCGTACAACAATTTGAACTCATTCAAATCAGGGGCGTTTTTCCTGCTTCTTTTTAATTCATATTCATAAATCACGCGTCCGAGCTGCTTCATGAAAGGAAATCCGATGGTCTCATAATCATATTGACTATCGTTGAACACACCATCTTTATTGGCAAGGATGGTGGCGGAGAGCATGAATTCGATATTCCTGTCGAAGTCTGCGAAGTAGGCTGCATCTACCAGGAAGCCATAAGCGTCGCCAATCTTATTGAAGATGCGGAACTGTTTGGGCAGGCTGCCTTTTTCCGCTCCGTAATAAAGGTATTTGGCGTAAGCGTCCTGGAAGCTGGTATCGTAGGGCGGGTACACGCTTTCCTGCGGGTACTGGCTCATGTATTTCCACACGAAACGATAATCATCGGCATCGATATTGAATCGTTGCTGTTCGCTCACGGCCTGCGGGAACAGGATGGCTTTGAGAATGCCGGTAAGGTCTTCGAGGCTGATGCGGTTCTTTCTTGAAAAATCGAAGGGCTGCTTCACCAGTTGTCCGTTGCGCTCGAATCCGGTGCCGAGGAAATCATGACGGGCCAGTGGCGCGAGGGCGCTTACCTGCATGGGTTGATGGAAGAGCGTGTCGCCGGCGGGACCGAAAAAGGTAACAGGATTGGTATGACGATTTTCATCCTGCGACATCACCACTTCAAGGTGATGGATGATCTCGGTGGAACTGTATCCCTTCTTTCGAAGTTCTTCATTGAGGTATTGTTGTCCAAGGAATTCATACAGACGATTATACGCATCATTATCACTTACCATAAAGATCTTCCGGATGTATTGGGCGATATTGGGTTTGCCGTCCGGTGTGGTGGGATCATTGAACACAGGCGTTTGCCGGCTGTAAGCGCTATCGGTCACCATGGTGGTGAACTTGTTCACTCCCGGCAGTTTCATTTCGTGTAGCTTTTGCAGTGCGAGCAATGCCGTTGGCATTTTGACCGTACTGGCCGGGTAAAAGTACCGGTTGGGGTCCACCTGGTAATAATATGGAGTGAAAACCGGCATGTTGTTGGGGCCGCGATCGATCTGCGTATAGATGATCTGCACCCGGTAATCATCGGGTTTACGCAGAATGGAATCGAAATACTGCGGGTATTGCTGTAAAATGGACAGGAGCAGGGAGTCCGTCTTCCCGCTTGGTATTTCAGCCGGTAATACAGGCGGGGGCTGGG
This portion of the Pseudobacter ginsenosidimutans genome encodes:
- a CDS encoding pyridoxal phosphate-dependent aminotransferase, with amino-acid sequence MQLSSRLNLFNEPETLKMAKLGRELRAKGFDVIDLSLGEPDFDTPEHIKEAAKKAIDDNYSHYTPVAGYPDLREAVCFKLKRDNNLDYKPENIIVSTGAKQSLANVVLATVSKGDEVVIPTPYWVTYSEIVKLGEGVCKLVSTSVENKYKITPAQLEAAITDKTRLFIFSSPCNPSGSVYSKAELEGLAEVFRKFPNVFILSDEIYEYINFVGKHESIAQFEDLKDRVIVLNGLSKGFAMTGYRLGYVAAHPDVVKACEKLQGQFTSGTNSITQRAAIVALTSDLRPTEIMVEEFARRKKRVLEIIAAIPGLELAEPDGAFYVFPIVSSYFGKSDGNETIKDADDLCMYILNNAHVSTVTGRAFGEPTCIRISFANSMEKIEEGWKRISAALAKLK
- a CDS encoding IS256 family transposase, whose product is MEKKNFDFESFKKQATSRLKNGESLLGKDGVLTPLLKEFLEGALDGELEAHLEEDPAENNRKNGKGRKQVKTSIGTVDINPPRDRNGSFEPELIPKRHKTLGVDLDRQIIALYARGASYSDIRDHLMDMYGLEASTATISRVTDKILPLIQEWRSRPLERVYPFVWLDAIHYKVRHEGRVVSRAVYCIIGLTQEGYKELLGMYIGENEGAKFWLQVLTDLQNRGLEDIFIACIDNLTGFADAIESVFPKTEVQLCIVHQVRNSQKYLSYKDLKPFMKDLQNVYKATTIELAERSLDQLESNWGERYPKVIESWRKNWPRLSNYFQYNKDVRRIMYTTNIIEGFHRQLRAVTKSKGAFQSEDALMKLLFLVQENICARWNKPVHNWNQTLAQLSIIFSDRLKLNL
- a CDS encoding serine hydrolase, with protein sequence MKIRVLALICLSSYLFLSCKQQKEIQKLSEKRIEEAAATQPPPVLPAEIPSGKTDSLLLSILQQYPQYFDSILRKPDDYRVQIIYTQIDRGPNNMPVFTPYYYQVDPNRYFYPASTVKMPTALLALQKLHEMKLPGVNKFTTMVTDSAYSRQTPVFNDPTTPDGKPNIAQYIRKIFMVSDNDAYNRLYEFLGQQYLNEELRKKGYSSTEIIHHLEVVMSQDENRHTNPVTFFGPAGDTLFHQPMQVSALAPLARHDFLGTGFERNGQLVKQPFDFSRKNRISLEDLTGILKAILFPQAVSEQQRFNIDADDYRFVWKYMSQYPQESVYPPYDTSFQDAYAKYLYYGAEKGSLPKQFRIFNKIGDAYGFLVDAAYFADFDRNIEFMLSATILANKDGVFNDSQYDYETIGFPFMKQLGRVIYEYELKRSRKNAPDLNEFKLLYDK